The sequence below is a genomic window from Thermodesulfobacteriota bacterium.
AGGTAGCCAAGATTTGATTTACTACTGGCTGCCATCATTTTGAACGGTAGTAATTTAATGAACGAACATAACCAACCGGCTGGCTCGTAAAACCATGACTTTTCGTTCAGGCACTATTTAGCTGAGGAGCTGTTTTAAATATTTGCGCACACATTGAGAGTTTACCTTTGAACCTCTTGCCCTTCTTTCTATCTTCCCAAGTAATTGTTAACAGAATAACCCCCACTTATAGGCAAAAATCATAAACCAACCTTCAGATACTAAAAATCGTCCCTAAAAATCATACTTTCGGACGATTACATTCTCCATTGAGTGGTTTATTTTTATATCGAAAACTTGATCAATTTTCTTTGAGAGGAATCTGACAATGGCAAAACAAAAAGTTTGACATGGTCCGGCGGACTATCAAATAAAGGTAAAAGGACATCTCGGAAGCCAGTGGTCTGATTGGTTTGCGGGTATGAAAATTGAATCCAAGGGAGCTTTTACAAACATAACAGGCAAAGTATTAGACCAACCCGCTTTGCATGGATTGATCGTTCGGATACGGGATTTGGGTTTACCTTTGATTTCAGTCATGACTATGGATATAGTTGGTGAGTTGTATGGGAAAGAAAGGTTGGAAGATTTTTTTAAGCAAGAGTCATTATCATAGTGAAAGCTATTCTTGTATGTTTTAAATCAGGCTTTTTTCCTATAGTTTAAATGAAATAATAGATTTCAAAAAACAAAGATGAAAATGAAAGGAGTTACCATGAAAAAGACAATTTTTGCTTTAGGCTTAATTCTATTAATATTCATGTCAATAACCGCTTTGGCTCAGGAAGGTGACAGGCATAAGGAGGATGGTTTTTCAGCACGTATAGAAGCGGGAGCCATATGGATTAATACTACAGATCAGCTTTTTGTGGATGACAAAAATGAAAAGACGGATAATTTAAACGACGAAGCGGACAGTTTCAATATAGCCTTGCCCGCGCTTATGTTTGATTTGAGGTATAAATTTCGAGATGCAGACACGGAAGTTTATCTTGGAACACCTTTGAAAGAATCCAGGACAGCCTTGACCTTGGGCTTAACACAAACTTTCATCGACAAAAGCAAGCTGGACGTTTCTGTTTTTGCCGTGAATATGGCTGAAGTGTGGGAAAACCCATATGTTGCAGGAGTGGATAGGGATGAAACAGATGTCGAAGACGTCGGTTTTACAATAGATTACGATCGCATATTGGATACAGGACTTAACCTTTATTACAGATATAATTCGGTAGACGTGGATGTAGACGTTATCGGAAGCCTGTTTAATAACCTGAAAAGAGATGGGGTAATCCATACCACAGGTCTTGGCTACATGATAGATCTCGAAAAAAGTAACATAATAATTCCCGGCTTTGAGTATTCCAAGGCCGACATGGACGGAGAAAGCAACAGCTACAATGGTTACAGGATTAAACTCGGATACAAGAGAATGAATAAAGATTACATCGTAAACGCCTTTGTCTCGGCCGACAAAAAAGAGTATGACAAAACGCACCCTATATTTAACAAAACCAGGGACGAAAAAGGATACTCTGCTATGGCAATTTTCACACTACTCAATCCACTCGGTTATGATAAATTTTTCACCAATTTTATAGCCGGCTGCGGCTACTCGGACTCCAACATAGATTTTTTTGATAAACGCACCTATGTCAGCGGTGTAACTATAGGCTATAATTTTTGAAAAAATGAGTCCACTCAATACCCTTGAATTTGGAATAAGGAGAATTCTTAATGGCTAAGCACAACTGTGAAAAATGTGGTTTCAGGGCAAGATATGACAATAATTCCAAATCGTTTTTAGGCCGGTTATGGAAATGGCACATTAGCTGGTGTCCCGGATGGAAGGGACATATAACATCTCTTCCCAGTGATGAAAGAACTGTATTAGCTGAAAAGTATGATTTAAAAAAATACAAATAATTTTATTATGGATTATAATTATTCATTGCGGAGATGCCGGAGAATTTATGTCAATTATCGGGGTTTGTGTTTCAATAGAAAAATAGGTGGGACATCATCCGAGTGTAAAGAATATTTAATTTTCTTCAAAACAAAACCTAACACGCATTTTCCGGGTGGTTGTCCGGGAAATGATACATGTGATTTGAAAAACAAGAGGAGATAAAATGAGCAAAGTAAAAAATGAGGTATCATCGTTAGGGGCAGCGCTTGCATTTCTAAAAGGCAAGACATGATCAGAATCGCTGTCGGGAGTCCTCGACCAGGCATTCAATCACCAGTTGAAACTCGAGGAGAAGGCCTCGATGCCCTTAGCAGGCGGAATAATGCAGCATGGCTACCAGTGCGGCATGATTTGGGGCGCGGTGCTTTCCGCAGGGGCACAGGCCTATCGAATTCTTGGCCCGGGTCCGCAAGCTGAAACTGCGGCAATTAATGCAGCACAAAGGCTTGTGGAATCCTTCCGTGCTGACAACAACCATATAAATTGCCTCGAAATAACTAATATAGACAAATCATCATCAACTATGAAGATGATTATGTATTTTATTGTAAAAGGTGGGACTATAGGCTGCATGCACAGGGCAGCTAAATATGCCAAGGCAGCATTTAATGAGATAAATATCGCTCTTTCCGAAAAACACATAGAAGCACCCTCGCCACCGGTAAGTTGCACGGCAATGCTGGCACAAAAGATGGGCGTATCCGATATGCATACGGTCATGGCGGCGGGATTTGCGGGTGGTATCGGCTTAAGCGGAGGTGCCTGTGGGGCATTGGGAGCCGCGATATGGATCATCGGAATAAGCAGCCTCAAGGAAGGTCCTGGTAAAATTAAATTTAAAAGCCCCGGAGCCATAGCTGCGATTGATAGATTTATGAAATGCACCGACTTTAAATTCGAGTGCTCCGAAATAGTCGGCCAGAGATTTGAGAATATCGACGACCATGCCGGCTATTTGCGCGATGGAGGCTGCTCGAAAATTATTGAAGTATTAGCTGCTGAATGATCTGCAGGATAAGCTTTCTTGAAAGGCGGGGAGTTGCGGTTTTAGTCATAGACCACCGGTGAATCCGGCGGTCTATGACTTGTGATTTGAGATTTCTCTGATCTTCATTTTTTGCTGTTTAAAAATACAAGATTTCCGTCAGTATTAAGCTTAGCCTGACGGCTATGGCGTGTAGTGGACAGGAAGATGAACTATCATTACTACTTTTACCGATGACGTTAATATAGTGTCTGTCAAAATCGAAAATGAAAAGATTAAGCGCTGTACCTTATCGACGCTTAAGCCGAGTTGATACATCAAGGCATAAATTGCGTAGATGCGATGTTCCCGGCAATTTGTTGGCAGGATTAAAACTCTTCTTAAAAAGCTGAGCCACTGTGAGTGTTTCCAGCGTGCCTTCAAGATAGAATGTGAATGTGGCCGGGTCGCTTTCAAGACGTTTAAGAAACCGGTCTGTCGCCTGGCAATCAAACAGTCCGGCCGTCCATGCAGCCAGTCCGCGAAGGGCCGGGTCCGGCGATTTCAAATAGGGGCAAAGCAGATGGATAGAATTCTTTACAAAATGAGACCTGGCGTGTGCTAGCCTTCCGATACCCCATAAAACCCCACGTTGCAGAATTTCATGTTCGATATAATTTGCGTCAGGTACAATATAGGATAAGAGTATGTGATGATACTCTTTGGCAAGTCCTTCGTGCCTGGCCGTGATTTCGCCCATGGCCTCCGGGGATCCCCAGCCGATTCCCCCGGACTCGTCATTAAGGTTCCAGAGCAAACGACGCATCACCACCCGGGCAGATTCCAGGTCATGATCGGCAAGGTCCTGAACCACCACGCCCATGGCGGTAACCGCCCGCCATTTGATCAGTTCATCGCTGTTGTAGAAGAAAGAGAAAAGCGGGTTGACCACCGCTCTGGCAGAAAACCCGCTTATGTTTAATATGTCTTTTTCAAAATCGGTATTATGTAACAGGTCAAAAACTTTTTTTTTAAGCTGTCTGCCACCCATGATTCATCTTATTTGGAGACCTTCAAAACATTCCGTTCGGCAAAGGGCTCTATTCTTCTTCCCAGTATATGCAGTCCTCGGGACAATTTTTGATGGCTTCATCAACATCGGTCTCAGGATATTGCTCAAGCTCACTAACCTCTATAAAACCAATATCATTCAGCCTGAAAACCATAGGGCACATCTCAATACATCCGCCGCACAAAGTGCACTGGCCGATATCAACCACCGGTGTTTTTTTATCATCTCTCAAACACAAAGCAAATTAATGAAATATATTGTTAATCAAGTAAACCCCACTTAAAACAAAACAGTGGGGCTATAGCTATAATCTATGATCAATGTTACCAGGCCCTCCGCATTCAGGCGTGTAACAGGTAACGTTCAAAAAATCGCACTTTTTCTTACACTGGGGGCATGCTTCAGGAGGCTCAGCTGCTGTAACTAGAAACCCACAATTGCCACATTTCCAGTAAGTAAGGCCGCATCCCGGGCAGATATCCCCGTCAAACTTGCCTTCAGCCGTATACCCGCAGTGGGCACACACCATTTTTTTTTGTTTATCGGCCATTTCTTTTACCTCCCGAATCTTCGATTTCTTCTTGAGCTCTATTCGCTTTATAAACTCTAAAAAGTGAACACTTTATACTCCGGATTCACCATCATATCGACAAGTACGGAGCCCCCGGATATCACAGATCCCGGCAGGCATTCGTCCGGTGAAATGAGTCGTTTATCCGCACACGCCGCACATACATGAATCGGGGTATTTCTTTCAATGAGTTTGTCCAAAAGGTCTTTCATATGTTCTCCGGTGGATGATCGTATTCCCTGGGCCATGCCGAATTGGGCCCAGTGAACCGCATCATCGATGAGGAACACCTCAACGTGGTGACCCTTTTCTGCGGCGATGCTGGCAAATTGAACGGCCCGGGTGGCCGCACCCGATTTCTCAAATCCCTTGGAAATGACGAATACAAATTTTTCCATCTTGGTTTCCTTTTATTCTGCATAAAATTTGTCAACCAGACATATAAAGCAAAGCGATAAAACCAAAAAAACACTTGATAAGCTGTTAAATTTTCGGCTTAAAATATGGTTTACATGGCCCGGGCGATTTTCCTTCCCAGCTCATAACAGGTGTTGATGGCGTCCTTATCGGGAACATATTTTACCTTTACCCCGGCATCAATGACTTCAAATTTCATGGCCTCAAGCTCTTGGTTAATCAGCTTGACTGCTTCCCCACTCCATCCGTAAGAGCCGAAGGCTGCTCCTATCTTGTTTTTTGGCCTTAGACCTTTGATGTATGTCAAAATATCTGCTACAGTAGGAAATATCTGATTGTTCAGCGTTGGAGAGCCGATGATCACTGCCTTTGCATCCAAAATCTCAGTGATGATTTCGCTGCGATGTGAGCTTCTGATATGGATAGGTTTTGCCGGAACTCCCTCACTGGCAAGTCCTGAGACGATGGCTTCCGCCATGGCTTCGGTACTGTGCCACATGGTTTCGTAAATAACGACCGCCTTTTTTTCAGCCTCCTGTTTGCTCCATTTTACATAGGCGTCGATTATTTTGCCGGGATTTCTCCAGAAAATACCGTGGTCAGGGCATACCAGGTTAAATTCGAGTCCGAGGCTGGTCACGGTTTCCACCAGTTTTAAAATCTTAACCGTATACGGAAGCAGGATATTGGCAAAATATTTTTTTGCATGAAACATTATCTCGTCGCCAACTTCGTCATCGAATTTTTCCGGACCTGCATAGTGCTGACCAAAGGCATCACTGGAGAAAAGAATTTTATCTTCCTTGACATAGGTGAACATGCTATCCGGCCAGTGAAGCATCCTGGTTTCGAGAAAGGTCAGGGTTCTGTGACCGATATTAAGCTCTTCACCATTTTCCACCGCATGGTAATTCCATTTCTGCCTGAAATGACTGGAAAGGTTTTTATATCCCATCTTGGAGCAATACAGCGGTTTGTCTTCTCCGACCCGATGCATGATTCTGGGCAGTCCCCCGGAATGATCCATTTCGGTATGGTTGCTGACCACCAGGTCGATTTTTTTGGGATCAATCACCTGAGATATATTTTCCAGGAGCTGATCGGCAAACTGTTTTTTAACCGTATCGATAAGCACCACCTTTTCGTCCACAATTAAGAAAGCATTATAGGTGGTTCCCGCATAGGTTGAATAGCCGTGAAAATCCCTGATATTCCAGTCGGTGACCCCGACGCTGTAAATTCCCTTTGCTAGCTCTAAAGGTTTCATGTTGTTTCCTCTTATTATTCTTTTTCAAAATCGTCCTTAGCAGCGCCGCACACCGGGCATTCCCAGTCGTCCGGTACATCTTCCCACTTTGTTCCCGGCTCAACGCCACTGTCAGGGTCGCCTTGCTCGGGGTCATAAACATAACCACAAATCGTACATACGTATTTATCCATTGTTTCCTCCTTGCTTGAATATTGTGTGAGTTAACGGAGTGCCATAATGAGAAAGTAGAAATATGGCTTTCACGTGTTCAACGATTAAACTTACTTCAGTGCCACTCATTTCTTATTTCAAGTTTCCAATTTCCAACCTTGAGCGGCTGTTTATCATCTTTATTTATTAAAGCTGTTGTATGCAACCAAAGTTTCTTTGGTCCCTTCGCCAGTCTCAATTTTTTCCAAAACCGGTGTATGTGCTTAAACGCCGGCATCGAAAGTGCACTGGTTAAAATCAATCTCCTGGCCGCACCCACTGCACTTATGGGACTTGTCAAATTCGTCAGAAAATATTTCCTTTTCTTCTCCGCAATTGGGGCATTGACATTTAAACGACTTAAGGTTTTTAAACTGTTCATAGCCTGGACAATGTTGTGGTGTGGACATCATAAGCCTCCTTTTTTGTCTTTGGTAAGTTTCTTTAGCAGGCCAGGGTTCGTTATAATTTTTTTACAATTTCTTTGCCATAATCCTGGGCCATTTGAACACCTCCACCAAGAGATGCTGATTTAAGCCTCAGAGGACCGCTTACCATGGTCATCTTAAAAATATTTTCCATTGTATCAAAAATACGACCCGGAGCTTCGCCGCTCCAACCAAAGGCGCCAAAAGCGCCGCCGACCTTTCCTTCAAGATTCGCCTTTTCAGCCAAAAAAAGCAAGGTTTTCATTCCCTGCATCATATCTCCATGGTAAGTGGCTGACCCGAAGACAACGGCGTCATAACCGTCAAGATCGGTTTCTTTTTTTATTTCATTTGTTTTTACCACAGATGCCTCATGGCCGGCAATACGAATTCCTTCGGCAATCAGCTCGCCTATCTTTTTGGTAGAACCGGCCCTTGAAGCATATGCAATCAGTGCTTTTGCCATTTTTTTCTCCCCTATTAAAGTCTTTTATCTGTACCTTCGAATCCGCAATCCGGTGTGTAACAGGTATTATCAACAAATTCACATTTTTCTTTACATGAAGGGCATTCCTCAGGCGGTGTGTCTGCTTCGAGTGCGTAACCACAGTTTGAGCATTTCCAGTTTGCCATTGGGATCACCTCCTTATTTACTTTTTTATGACTTTCTCGGTTGTTTTAGCTTTTCCACAAACCATGAAGGTTACAGTAACCTCTTGCCGTTAACTGGTTGGCTTCAACATTAAATGTCGCTTCCGGTGCATCGCCCGGACTTAAAAACTGCCTGTATGCTTTCCCGTCTGCGATGATCTCAATCCATTCAATGTAGTGTTTTTCTTCCATTGGATGGGCCACATCACCGACTTTAACTTTTACGCCTCCGGCGATTTTTTCACTAACCGGGACATGTTTTTCTTTTGCAGCATCGACGGTGTTTTCTTTCATCAGCTTCATGGGCTCACCACAGCATACCAGTTCACCTTGTCCACCGTGCACCACCTCTACAATGTTTCCACAAGCTTCGCATTTATAAACTTCGAGTTTTTCCGCCATGATTTTTCTCCTTATTTTTATGGTTAAGTAATTTAGTAATGGTCTTCTTTCCCACCAAATGTGTTTTGGTTAGTAATTCTCACCCAGAAGCTCAAAGTGAGCCTGGGGATGCGCGCACGCCGGGCAGGCACCGGGGGCTTCTGTACCTTCATGTAGATAACCGCAATTGCGACAGCGCCACACCACCGTTTCATCCTTTTTAAACACCTTGCCTGTTTCGATATTGGCGGCAAGATCGTTGTATCGTTTTTCATGTTGTTTTTCCGCGACCGCAATTGCCTCAAATATGGCAGCAATTGAATCGAACCCTTCTTCGCGGGCAACCTTTGCAAAACCGGGGTACATCGTCGTATGCTCATAATTTTCTCCGGCAGCCGCTTCCTTCAAGTTTTCCAGGGTGGTGTCGATCACCCCGGCAGGAAATGCGCCGGTGATTTCTACTTCACCGCCTTCCAGCAATTTAAAAAGCCTTTTGGCATGTTCTTTCTCTTGATTCGCCGTTTCCTCAAAAATTGCCGCCATCTGGACATACCCTTCTTTTTTCGCCTTGCTGGCAAAATAGGTATAGCGGTTTCTTGCCTGGGATTCGCCGGAAAAGGCGGTTAAAATATTTTTTTCAGTTTGTGTTCCTTTTAAATTTGCCATTGGTATGTTCTCCTTTTTGTTTTTAGATAGTTATAAGCACAATTACGAAGAAGGGCGACCCCCATTGGTCACCCTTCTTTCCACCAGCCTTTTTTTATATGATTTTGTTTTTCATCCTCAGCCAATCGTTTCAATTTGTATGCATAATCACGCAGAATTCCGTAAAGAATTCCACAGCCATTGTCTTCCCTGTCAATATCTCCCTTGTTTGCCAGGTTTATCATTTCTTCAGCCAATTGCAGTGTATTTTTAATGTTTCGATCGCAGGCTTTCACGTATATATATCTCAGGGAGTCATTTATTTAACAACATGGTCAATATCAAACAGATATAGCCATTTTGATAATTATTAATATCAAGATTTATGCCATTGATGAAAAAATACATTATTTTTTTATAAAACCCTAACAGACAGGGTTTTGTGAAGGTTTAAGCCGTTTTCAGATAAATTAGACAAAAGGCAAAAGATTCGTTTTTTCCCCCACCACAAGACATATGCTTTTGATTCTATTGTCCAAAAACCCGTAATTATCTAAATTAATAAAACAAATTGTATTTTTAGTTGTCTCAAATTGAATTGCGATACAAAATTGTCTCATAAGACAGATGAGGAAATATCTGACGTATTTTTTATACTGTTTTTTATAAATTTTTATGCCCAACTGGCCACAACGAAGTATGAAACCTAAGGCTCGACCGGGGAATCGCCTATGGGCCAGTTACAATACTTAACAATCCTATCTGGAAATAAACGTACGGCAGCTATCTCGCTTCAATTAGTTTTAAGCCAACTCCAGGGGACAGAATCCCACGGTGACGTTGATCGTATCTGCCTGTATGGGTTTAACTGAGAATATAGGGGGCGTGTAACACACTGACCTTATATATTAAGTATTGTAACTGGCCCATAGGCGATTCCCCGGTCGAACCGAGCTAAAATGGAAAAGGGAACGTGTACGGAGTGTTGTACTTATTTTTTAAGGCTTGTGCGGGCAAATGAGTGCTTCCCCAGACGAGCATCTAAAAATCATTAAAGCGGAACAGATTGATGACAACGACTATAACACTTTCCCTTTCATGAAAACGTCTCCCGGGCTTTGGCCTGTCGTTGATTATGCTGTTAGCAACTGACTCATATAAAAGCAGATAATAGCCTTGACAGGGAGCGACTGTTTCATTATTAATAAACATGTTTAATCAATAAGCATGTTTATGGGAATTAAGCGTATGAACCAACGTGAAACAGCAAAATCTGAAACTCACCAGCTGATTCTTGGCACTGCTAAAAAACTCTTTCGGGAAAAGGGGGTCGAGCAATGCACCATGAGGAGTATTGCCAAGGAGGCAGGCGTTTCTGCGGCATCGGTGATTGTCCATTTCAAAAACAAAACCGCCCTGCTGGAAGAGGCTCTTTATGAAGATATCGAACGTACCATTTCACAAGCCGTTGCAACCATGCCTGCTGAAGGGAGTCTGACTGAACGACTCATGCACCTGGCAAAAACCATGTTTGTTTTTTATGGTATTCATAAAGAACTCTACCGTATCTTGATACGGGATACGGTATTTGAGCCGGAAGAGAACAGCCCTCACCTGACCCGGCAGTTGGAGCATTACCTGCAGTTTTTCGGTGAGCTGATTAAGCAGGAAAAGAGGATAGGCAATATTCGTCCTGATGCAGATGCACATATCGCAGCTGAATCACTTTTTGCCTTATACTTCAAAGGACTTATGGATTTTTTGCGCAACCCGGCGATAACTGTAGAAACCGCTCTGGAAAAGCTTTCTGCCATAGCAAACCAGCACTTGACAGGCATCATGATTGTTAAGGAGAAAAAATGACCACCGTTCACCGGAAGTTCGAAACCTGGTTTGCTGAATTTGCTGCATGGGTCTATG
It includes:
- a CDS encoding C-GCAxxG-C-C family protein, whose protein sequence is MKLEEKASMPLAGGIMQHGYQCGMIWGAVLSAGAQAYRILGPGPQAETAAINAAQRLVESFRADNNHINCLEITNIDKSSSTMKMIMYFIVKGGTIGCMHRAAKYAKAAFNEINIALSEKHIEAPSPPVSCTAMLAQKMGVSDMHTVMAAGFAGGIGLSGGACGALGAAIWIIGISSLKEGPGKIKFKSPGAIAAIDRFMKCTDFKFECSEIVGQRFENIDDHAGYLRDGGCSKIIEVLAAE
- a CDS encoding flavodoxin domain-containing protein; protein product: MKPLELAKGIYSVGVTDWNIRDFHGYSTYAGTTYNAFLIVDEKVVLIDTVKKQFADQLLENISQVIDPKKIDLVVSNHTEMDHSGGLPRIMHRVGEDKPLYCSKMGYKNLSSHFRQKWNYHAVENGEELNIGHRTLTFLETRMLHWPDSMFTYVKEDKILFSSDAFGQHYAGPEKFDDEVGDEIMFHAKKYFANILLPYTVKILKLVETVTSLGLEFNLVCPDHGIFWRNPGKIIDAYVKWSKQEAEKKAVVIYETMWHSTEAMAEAIVSGLASEGVPAKPIHIRSSHRSEIITEILDAKAVIIGSPTLNNQIFPTVADILTYIKGLRPKNKIGAAFGSYGWSGEAVKLINQELEAMKFEVIDAGVKVKYVPDKDAINTCYELGRKIARAM
- a CDS encoding ferredoxin, encoding MRDDKKTPVVDIGQCTLCGGCIEMCPMVFRLNDIGFIEVSELEQYPETDVDEAIKNCPEDCIYWEEE
- a CDS encoding TetR/AcrR family transcriptional regulator; translation: MNQRETAKSETHQLILGTAKKLFREKGVEQCTMRSIAKEAGVSAASVIVHFKNKTALLEEALYEDIERTISQAVATMPAEGSLTERLMHLAKTMFVFYGIHKELYRILIRDTVFEPEENSPHLTRQLEHYLQFFGELIKQEKRIGNIRPDADAHIAAESLFALYFKGLMDFLRNPAITVETALEKLSAIANQHLTGIMIVKEKK
- a CDS encoding DsrE family protein, with the protein product MEKFVFVISKGFEKSGAATRAVQFASIAAEKGHHVEVFLIDDAVHWAQFGMAQGIRSSTGEHMKDLLDKLIERNTPIHVCAACADKRLISPDECLPGSVISGGSVLVDMMVNPEYKVFTF
- a CDS encoding HEAT repeat domain-containing protein, encoding MGGRQLKKKVFDLLHNTDFEKDILNISGFSARAVVNPLFSFFYNSDELIKWRAVTAMGVVVQDLADHDLESARVVMRRLLWNLNDESGGIGWGSPEAMGEITARHEGLAKEYHHILLSYIVPDANYIEHEILQRGVLWGIGRLAHARSHFVKNSIHLLCPYLKSPDPALRGLAAWTAGLFDCQATDRFLKRLESDPATFTFYLEGTLETLTVAQLFKKSFNPANKLPGTSHLRNLCLDVSTRLKRR
- a CDS encoding flavodoxin domain-containing protein; translation: MAKALIAYASRAGSTKKIGELIAEGIRIAGHEASVVKTNEIKKETDLDGYDAVVFGSATYHGDMMQGMKTLLFLAEKANLEGKVGGAFGAFGWSGEAPGRIFDTMENIFKMTMVSGPLRLKSASLGGGVQMAQDYGKEIVKKL
- a CDS encoding DUF2860 family protein — encoded protein: MKKTIFALGLILLIFMSITALAQEGDRHKEDGFSARIEAGAIWINTTDQLFVDDKNEKTDNLNDEADSFNIALPALMFDLRYKFRDADTEVYLGTPLKESRTALTLGLTQTFIDKSKLDVSVFAVNMAEVWENPYVAGVDRDETDVEDVGFTIDYDRILDTGLNLYYRYNSVDVDVDVIGSLFNNLKRDGVIHTTGLGYMIDLEKSNIIIPGFEYSKADMDGESNSYNGYRIKLGYKRMNKDYIVNAFVSADKKEYDKTHPIFNKTRDEKGYSAMAIFTLLNPLGYDKFFTNFIAGCGYSDSNIDFFDKRTYVSGVTIGYNF
- a CDS encoding desulfoferrodoxin, with translation MAEKLEVYKCEACGNIVEVVHGGQGELVCCGEPMKLMKENTVDAAKEKHVPVSEKIAGGVKVKVGDVAHPMEEKHYIEWIEIIADGKAYRQFLSPGDAPEATFNVEANQLTARGYCNLHGLWKS
- a CDS encoding rubrerythrin family protein, translated to MANLKGTQTEKNILTAFSGESQARNRYTYFASKAKKEGYVQMAAIFEETANQEKEHAKRLFKLLEGGEVEITGAFPAGVIDTTLENLKEAAAGENYEHTTMYPGFAKVAREEGFDSIAAIFEAIAVAEKQHEKRYNDLAANIETGKVFKKDETVVWRCRNCGYLHEGTEAPGACPACAHPQAHFELLGENY
- a CDS encoding rubredoxin; amino-acid sequence: MDKYVCTICGYVYDPEQGDPDSGVEPGTKWEDVPDDWECPVCGAAKDDFEKE